From a region of the Thermomonas sp. HDW16 genome:
- a CDS encoding GDP-L-fucose synthase: MQSTSKIYVAGHLGMVGSAIVRHLREAGFSNLVLRTRAQLDLTDQHAVDTFFARESPEYVFLAAAKVGGIHANSTYPAEFVRDNLAIQTNVIHSAWKHGAKKLLFLGSSCIYPRDCPQPIKEEYLLTGPLEPTNEWYAIAKIAGIKMCQAYRRQYGFDAICAMPTNLYGPGDNYHPENSHVVPALIRRFHEAKQRDDSEVAIWGTGTPLREFLHVDDMAGAAAFLMHRYSGEDIINVGSGEEISIMKLATLIANTIGFNGRIATDPSRPDGTARKLLDSSRIFTLGWRPLIKLSDGLRTTRAEFIRAHSGGG, from the coding sequence ATGCAGTCCACCTCGAAGATCTATGTCGCAGGCCATCTTGGCATGGTCGGCTCGGCGATCGTGCGCCATCTGCGGGAAGCTGGCTTCTCCAATCTCGTGCTGCGCACGCGCGCACAACTCGACCTCACCGACCAACACGCGGTCGACACCTTCTTCGCCCGCGAATCGCCCGAGTACGTGTTCCTCGCCGCCGCCAAGGTGGGTGGCATCCACGCTAACAGCACCTATCCGGCCGAATTCGTTCGCGACAACCTCGCCATACAGACCAATGTGATCCATTCGGCCTGGAAACACGGCGCGAAGAAACTGCTGTTCCTCGGCTCGTCCTGCATCTACCCGCGGGATTGCCCGCAGCCGATCAAGGAAGAGTACCTGCTCACCGGCCCGCTGGAACCGACCAACGAGTGGTATGCCATTGCCAAGATCGCCGGGATCAAGATGTGCCAGGCCTATCGCCGGCAATATGGGTTCGACGCGATCTGCGCGATGCCCACCAACCTATATGGGCCGGGTGACAACTACCATCCCGAGAATTCGCACGTGGTGCCGGCGCTGATCCGGCGATTCCACGAGGCGAAACAACGCGACGATAGTGAAGTTGCCATATGGGGAACTGGCACGCCACTGCGCGAGTTCCTGCACGTGGACGACATGGCCGGTGCCGCCGCATTCCTGATGCACCGCTACTCCGGGGAAGACATCATCAACGTCGGTAGTGGCGAGGAAATTTCGATCATGAAACTGGCGACATTGATTGCGAACACCATTGGCTTTAATGGCAGGATTGCGACTGATCCATCCCGGCCTGACGGTACGGCGCGAAAGCTACTTGATTCGTCGCGGATATTCACGCTCGGCTGGCGACCATTGATCAAGTTATCGGATGGTCTGAGGACGACTCGGGCGGAGTTCATTCGCGCGCACTCGGGCGGTGGCTAG